In Myxococcales bacterium, the following are encoded in one genomic region:
- a CDS encoding tetratricopeptide repeat protein: MNRRWMALATVVLLGLALGAGHAWAGAYEEGISLFNKGQYQAAAARFQAALEQDSTNLEAMKRLGDCYFNLYSEEKPEYAKIAIEAYRKAVEADPKDGVTRLRLAQIYSWSGDTENAVKQLDTLLEKEPENTVAMTELAEIYSWKADTYPKALEQIEKVLQKEPKNKRAHLIAARVYSYKSEHTPALKNYEAYLEIDPEDDKIRLEYANELSMAKRFDDAIQQFNYLSSRRGARDQSLLGLAQAYYQAKRYADAMAVTDVVLEKEPNNAFAWRLKGLILAEQRRTTEAAEAFNKAIELNPEDIDAKIFLARNYAQNAATYPEAVAAYREVLKSQPDNVEIRTELANIYAESNNMQLAVEQYRDLLAKHPEDVQVRTSLVRALLKVKDYDNAIAEARNLLGVVPDDVDARLLMAETLSAAGKHKDALELYEDILDDKPTYLPAMIGVGWAHHQYSLYRQDQGSKLQAEIQKQFLAVIDRIHYLYVSANEVWHFNKAISLLTDAAEKYPDSPEPQLRLADVYAQHKAYKSSIDAYEKALQIDPRCVDAYLGMSWVYGQMGNPQKSVDAIRRAAQIDPTNAEILGGLGDAYAYQQDVSQAIEALEKAVALRFTDLDLHRRLANLYSQNRKYYEKAVRECDFILERDAADDDTRLLKARVLSWSEKYDEALVVYEEVLKNRPNDQDLYLETMKTKVYSGRADEVVTELRDVLTQNPDNINARLALANAYQVANNFELAEKEYRTVLQADAKNSHAHLGIATIYRLQEHYDRAVVEYREVLSSNPDSAEAYYGLGEIDRRNGRYERAIAMQKKVLELDPSNLNAFAELSYNHYLMSRRYVATTGQYHRAWWLLNNNWGDLYGVWGEYPDNIQQMQAILLDDPGNCDLRYLLGQELQNHNRNKEAVGEYRKLLQYCPNHIGGRIALADIFSYSPSTYAWAIKETLEIIKQEPDNYEAHLRLARLYAWSMQYNAAINQYAWCINARPDALDVRKELAETLAYDKRYKEAINQYQVVLAQDPTQTDARIELAKVFSYENRMEDAIREYELILQRDPNNFEASFALANLYSWDRRYYHRAIDLYRKLFLKYPKNVESRMEYARLLYERGEFSNAEEAYRNAIQLEPDNLDAHLMLGRIYIAKHENDKAAAEFQAVLDAKADNVDAHYYLAQMYAADEKTWDLALEHANSVLQVEPKNDEVREMAARITSFQEKYTIAAQHYEILVANNPNDDEFRLQYALNLSYAEQYSAALEQFQILAQKKPEDANIRLEMGLAYNALGTYSDAIVNLEYAVDRDPWNMRARKGLANAYKGAGNIDAAIDQYKRIVVVDPKDQEARDFLKLYNIEYVEGAFLDQWFNYPGKTMMAGGPGTGPPGMDEAEQRYRLRLAEELALHNRYKRARYIFEKLVKENPTNIGYRLALAAIYLQSGMFASARREYEIVSKIDPDNEDAKAGLARVRYESAPRVETTLGWREAWRFDRRNNEISLGSRFTYLFGDGGEAFGEVVGARHNEDRQESINRVSPRVGLVVGLFGEVSARGEYGVNCYSDLPTTQNWLGALSTNIYDYVGLEGYAYRDDIQQTNVAISEGIGSDNVGGVLRVTPLDRMNIRGEYRHTWVDGGTLVDQNQADLISAALGYTFFDGPYFTPGYIYSYQTFDDELPGVLGVYFSPHVYQSHGISLDLRDDVRPNLIYTVGLVPAYNIVSSEIAKDEDNVSLSGYGSLEWQIALKHRLTVGGGFGADLNSNDYFEYQAFISYMFIFGKHKGEWLRYQEQQQPQ, from the coding sequence ATGAACAGACGCTGGATGGCCCTGGCCACCGTGGTTTTGCTGGGATTGGCGCTTGGCGCCGGCCACGCGTGGGCTGGGGCGTATGAAGAGGGCATTTCGCTTTTCAATAAAGGCCAATACCAGGCGGCCGCGGCGCGTTTTCAAGCGGCCCTGGAACAAGATTCGACCAATCTCGAGGCGATGAAACGCCTCGGCGATTGCTACTTCAACCTTTATTCCGAAGAAAAGCCCGAATACGCCAAAATCGCGATCGAAGCCTATCGCAAAGCCGTGGAAGCCGACCCCAAGGATGGCGTCACCCGCCTGCGTCTCGCCCAAATTTATTCGTGGTCCGGTGACACCGAAAACGCCGTCAAACAGTTGGACACCCTGCTGGAAAAGGAACCTGAAAATACCGTAGCGATGACCGAATTGGCCGAAATCTATTCCTGGAAGGCCGATACCTATCCGAAAGCGTTGGAACAGATCGAAAAGGTCTTGCAGAAGGAACCGAAAAACAAGCGCGCCCATTTGATCGCGGCCCGCGTCTACTCGTACAAGAGTGAACACACTCCGGCCTTGAAAAACTACGAGGCCTACCTGGAAATTGATCCGGAAGACGACAAGATCCGGTTGGAATACGCCAACGAATTGTCGATGGCCAAGCGCTTTGACGACGCCATACAGCAGTTCAATTACCTCAGCAGCCGACGCGGCGCCCGCGATCAGAGCCTGCTGGGGCTCGCCCAGGCCTACTACCAGGCTAAACGGTATGCCGACGCCATGGCGGTCACCGATGTCGTGCTGGAAAAAGAACCGAACAACGCGTTCGCCTGGCGGTTGAAGGGCCTCATTCTGGCCGAACAACGCCGCACCACCGAAGCGGCCGAGGCGTTCAACAAGGCCATCGAACTCAATCCGGAAGACATCGACGCCAAGATCTTCCTCGCCCGCAACTACGCGCAGAACGCGGCCACCTATCCCGAGGCGGTCGCCGCGTACCGCGAAGTGCTGAAAAGCCAGCCGGACAACGTGGAAATCCGCACCGAACTGGCCAACATCTACGCCGAATCGAACAACATGCAACTGGCGGTCGAACAATACCGCGACCTGCTGGCCAAGCACCCCGAGGACGTGCAGGTCCGCACCTCCCTGGTGCGCGCGCTGTTGAAGGTCAAGGATTACGACAACGCCATCGCCGAGGCCCGCAACCTGCTGGGCGTGGTGCCCGACGACGTCGATGCCCGGCTGCTCATGGCCGAAACGCTGAGCGCCGCCGGCAAGCACAAGGACGCGTTGGAATTGTACGAGGACATCCTCGACGACAAGCCGACCTATCTGCCGGCGATGATCGGTGTCGGCTGGGCGCATCATCAATACAGCCTGTACCGCCAGGATCAAGGCTCGAAACTACAGGCCGAAATCCAGAAACAGTTCCTGGCCGTCATCGACCGCATCCATTATCTCTACGTCAGCGCCAACGAGGTCTGGCATTTCAACAAGGCCATCAGCCTGCTGACCGACGCGGCCGAGAAATATCCGGATTCGCCGGAACCGCAATTGCGGCTGGCCGATGTCTACGCTCAGCACAAGGCTTACAAAAGCTCGATCGACGCCTACGAAAAAGCGCTGCAAATCGATCCGCGCTGCGTCGACGCCTACCTCGGCATGTCGTGGGTCTACGGGCAGATGGGCAACCCGCAGAAGTCCGTCGACGCCATTCGCCGCGCCGCGCAGATCGATCCGACCAACGCGGAAATCCTCGGCGGGCTCGGCGACGCCTATGCCTACCAGCAAGATGTTTCCCAAGCGATCGAGGCCCTCGAAAAGGCCGTCGCGCTGCGCTTCACCGACCTGGACCTGCACCGCCGCCTCGCTAATTTGTATTCGCAGAACCGCAAGTACTACGAGAAGGCGGTCCGCGAGTGCGATTTCATCCTCGAACGCGACGCCGCCGATGACGACACCCGCCTGCTCAAGGCGCGCGTGCTTTCCTGGAGCGAGAAATACGACGAGGCCCTGGTGGTTTACGAGGAAGTGCTGAAGAACCGGCCCAACGACCAGGATCTCTACCTCGAAACCATGAAGACCAAGGTCTATTCCGGCCGCGCCGACGAAGTGGTCACCGAACTGCGCGACGTGTTGACGCAAAACCCCGACAACATCAACGCGCGGCTCGCCCTGGCCAATGCCTATCAGGTGGCCAACAATTTCGAGCTGGCCGAAAAGGAATACCGCACCGTGTTGCAGGCCGACGCGAAAAACTCGCACGCCCACCTGGGCATCGCGACGATCTACCGCCTGCAGGAACATTACGACCGCGCCGTGGTCGAGTACCGCGAAGTGCTCTCCAGCAACCCCGACAGCGCCGAGGCCTATTACGGCCTGGGCGAAATCGACCGCCGCAACGGCCGGTACGAACGCGCCATCGCCATGCAGAAAAAGGTGCTCGAACTCGATCCGAGCAACCTCAACGCCTTCGCCGAACTGTCCTACAACCACTACCTGATGTCGCGGCGTTACGTCGCCACCACGGGCCAGTATCACCGCGCCTGGTGGTTGCTCAACAACAACTGGGGCGACCTCTACGGCGTCTGGGGCGAGTATCCCGACAACATCCAGCAGATGCAGGCCATCCTGTTGGACGATCCCGGCAATTGCGACCTGCGCTATCTGCTGGGCCAGGAATTGCAAAATCACAACCGCAACAAGGAAGCGGTGGGCGAATACCGCAAGTTGCTGCAATACTGCCCCAACCACATCGGCGGGCGCATCGCCCTGGCCGACATCTTCTCCTACAGCCCGTCGACCTACGCCTGGGCCATCAAGGAAACGCTCGAAATCATCAAGCAGGAACCGGACAATTACGAGGCGCACCTCCGCCTGGCCCGGCTCTATGCCTGGTCGATGCAGTACAACGCGGCGATCAACCAGTACGCCTGGTGCATCAACGCGCGCCCCGACGCCCTCGACGTGCGCAAGGAACTCGCCGAAACCCTGGCCTACGACAAGCGCTACAAAGAAGCGATCAACCAGTATCAGGTCGTCCTGGCGCAGGATCCGACGCAGACCGACGCCCGCATCGAATTGGCCAAGGTGTTCAGCTACGAAAACCGCATGGAAGACGCGATCCGCGAATACGAACTCATTCTGCAGCGCGATCCCAACAACTTCGAAGCCAGCTTCGCCCTGGCCAACCTCTACAGTTGGGACCGGCGGTACTATCACCGGGCGATCGATCTGTACCGCAAGCTGTTCCTCAAGTACCCGAAGAACGTCGAATCGCGCATGGAGTACGCGCGGTTGCTCTACGAGCGGGGCGAGTTCAGCAACGCGGAAGAGGCCTATCGCAACGCGATCCAACTCGAACCAGACAACCTCGACGCGCACCTGATGTTGGGGCGCATTTACATCGCCAAGCACGAAAACGACAAGGCCGCGGCCGAATTCCAGGCCGTGCTGGACGCCAAGGCGGACAACGTCGACGCCCATTACTACCTGGCGCAGATGTACGCCGCCGACGAAAAAACCTGGGATCTGGCGCTGGAACACGCCAATTCCGTGTTGCAGGTCGAGCCGAAAAACGACGAAGTGCGCGAAATGGCCGCACGAATCACTTCCTTCCAGGAAAAATACACCATCGCCGCGCAGCACTACGAAATCCTCGTCGCGAACAACCCGAACGACGACGAATTCCGGTTGCAATACGCGCTCAACCTGTCGTATGCCGAACAGTACAGCGCCGCGCTGGAACAATTCCAGATTTTGGCTCAGAAGAAACCCGAAGACGCCAACATCCGCCTCGAAATGGGCCTGGCCTACAACGCGCTGGGGACGTACAGCGACGCGATCGTGAACCTCGAATACGCGGTGGACCGCGACCCCTGGAACATGCGGGCGCGCAAGGGCCTGGCCAACGCCTACAAGGGCGCGGGCAACATCGACGCGGCGATCGACCAGTACAAGCGCATCGTCGTCGTCGATCCGAAAGACCAGGAAGCGCGCGATTTCCTGAAACTCTACAACATCGAGTACGTCGAGGGCGCGTTCCTCGATCAATGGTTCAACTACCCCGGTAAAACCATGATGGCCGGCGGGCCCGGCACGGGTCCGCCCGGAATGGACGAGGCGGAGCAGCGCTATCGGCTCCGCCTGGCGGAGGAGTTGGCGCTGCACAACCGCTACAAGCGGGCGCGCTACATCTTCGAGAAGCTGGTCAAGGAAAATCCGACCAACATCGGCTATCGCCTGGCTTTGGCGGCCATCTACCTGCAGTCGGGGATGTTCGCCAGCGCCAGGCGCGAATACGAAATCGTTTCGAAAATCGATCCGGACAACGAGGACGCGAAAGCCGGCCTGGCCCGCGTGCGTTACGAGTCGGCGCCGCGCGTCGAGACGACGCTCGGTTGGCGCGAAGCCTGGCGGTTCGACCGCCGGAACAATGAGATTTCGCTCGGCAGCCGGTTCACCTATCTCTTCGGCGATGGCGGCGAAGCGTTTGGTGAAGTGGTTGGAGCGCGGCACAACGAGGATCGTCAAGAATCGATCAACCGGGTTTCGCCCCGCGTCGGTCTGGTCGTCGGCTTGTTCGGCGAGGTTTCGGCGCGCGGCGAATATGGCGTCAACTGCTATTCCGATCTGCCCACCACGCAAAACTGGTTGGGCGCACTCTCAACCAACATCTACGATTACGTGGGCCTGGAAGGCTACGCCTACCGCGACGACATCCAGCAGACGAACGTGGCGATCAGCGAAGGCATCGGCAGCGACAACGTCGGCGGCGTCCTGCGCGTCACGCCGCTGGATCGGATGAACATCCGCGGCGAGTATCGTCACACGTGGGTCGACGGCGGCACGCTGGTCGATCAGAACCAGGCCGACCTGATCAGCGCCGCGCTCGGTTATACCTTCTTCGACGGGCCGTATTTCACGCCCGGCTACATTTACAGCTATCAGACCTTCGACGACGAACTGCCCGGCGTGCTCGGCGTTTATTTCTCGCCGCACGTTTACCAGAGCCACGGCATCTCGCTCGATTTGCGCGACGATGTCCGGCCCAACCTCATCTACACCGTCGGCCTGGTGCCGGCCTACAATATCGTCTCCAGCGAAATCGCCAAGGACGAGGACAACGTCTCGCTCAGCGGCTACGGCAGCCTGGAATGGCAGATCGCCTTGAAGCACCGCCTGACCGTCGGCGGCGGCTTCGGCGCCGACCTCAACAGCAACGACTATTTCGAATACCAGGCGTTCATCAGCTATATGTTCATCTTCGGCAAGCACAAGGGCGAATGGCTGCGCTACCAAGAGCAGCAACAGCCCCAATGA
- a CDS encoding DUF2723 domain-containing protein, translating into MFDSTQRSFHRPAVIAGGLAVFTVYLAAMAPGIFWRDSMEFCLLGHQLDIGHPAGSPTFSLLSKALSFLPLATLAWRANLLSVLGALAAVFLLYRAAVAWLETLRFAAPVPARLFGAVAALGFAFSPAFWSWSEVAEVYSLQAAVLAGLLWMAALAYQAADDYRWPAAIGLLLGLSCGIHMVQILYAPAFGLALCVGSRWRLRWRGLLLMIGFFFLGFAVFAYLPVRSSTGLPYDYGNPETWDAFLAQITGRKYSGVIHHFPWQRIGFDLKSLFSHFWDQLNPVLAVGALIGLGVLAARAPRLALLVILIFFGHLYLYIKDWYRAFGYIPLFLLEALLGGLGLARLGQWATRRGKSGAAGLIAAAALLSAGVAVWGVGRNWAECDRHTHDLAQRHGNGVLASLPTGAILVGFQDALAYNMFYQQLIEKWRPDVRFIHRVWLAYPDELARRFPALRLADYDPNRPGDAQRMLLASAGPGGVYWDYGWETQPLIEPANLTPHGVIYRLAAEPWDGVQTAADRDLWRKYFLTVLNSPLVAPRGYDWTAQEIYSRAFHLRAKLQVDARRWPAAEAEAKLALHIRPDFAEYHSFLGLVYLAEKQYENALAEMDEALQLDSLCAPCYYYRGQLHAALKDRQGSLADYRRSFALQPANLDLAISLAHAYLINGMPAEALSVLAQHRRGNLNRRQWVENLVLTAATYRQLNRCGDVAATLYQLRRLEPGHPAIKRFGQDCGLPVEPTTTEGK; encoded by the coding sequence TTGTTCGATTCCACCCAGCGATCTTTCCACCGGCCGGCCGTAATCGCCGGCGGGCTGGCCGTTTTTACCGTCTACCTGGCCGCCATGGCGCCGGGTATCTTCTGGCGCGACAGCATGGAATTCTGCCTGCTCGGCCATCAACTCGACATCGGCCATCCGGCGGGTTCGCCGACTTTTTCCCTCTTGTCGAAAGCGCTGAGTTTTCTGCCGCTGGCCACGTTGGCCTGGCGCGCCAATCTGCTGAGCGTGCTCGGCGCGCTGGCGGCGGTTTTTCTTTTGTATCGGGCGGCCGTCGCCTGGCTGGAGACATTGCGTTTCGCGGCGCCGGTCCCGGCGCGGTTGTTCGGCGCGGTCGCGGCCCTGGGCTTCGCCTTTTCGCCGGCGTTCTGGTCCTGGAGCGAAGTCGCCGAGGTCTATTCGCTGCAGGCCGCCGTGTTGGCCGGCCTGCTCTGGATGGCGGCGCTCGCCTACCAAGCGGCGGACGATTACCGCTGGCCGGCGGCGATCGGTTTGCTGCTCGGACTGTCGTGCGGCATCCACATGGTGCAGATCCTTTACGCGCCAGCGTTCGGCCTGGCGCTCTGCGTCGGCTCGCGTTGGCGACTCCGGTGGCGCGGCCTGCTGCTGATGATCGGTTTCTTTTTTCTGGGGTTCGCCGTTTTCGCCTATCTGCCGGTTCGCTCGTCGACCGGTCTGCCCTACGATTACGGCAATCCCGAAACGTGGGATGCCTTCCTGGCGCAGATCACCGGCCGCAAATACTCGGGGGTCATTCATCATTTTCCCTGGCAGCGGATCGGGTTCGATTTGAAGAGCCTGTTTTCCCATTTCTGGGACCAGCTCAATCCGGTCCTCGCCGTCGGCGCGCTGATCGGCCTGGGCGTGCTGGCGGCGCGCGCGCCGCGCCTGGCGCTGTTGGTGATCCTGATTTTCTTCGGCCACCTCTACCTTTACATCAAGGATTGGTACCGCGCCTTCGGCTACATCCCGTTGTTTTTGCTGGAAGCGTTGTTGGGCGGGTTGGGGTTGGCCCGGCTCGGGCAATGGGCGACGCGCCGCGGGAAGTCCGGGGCCGCCGGATTGATCGCGGCGGCGGCGTTGCTGTCGGCGGGCGTCGCGGTTTGGGGTGTTGGGCGCAATTGGGCGGAATGCGACCGCCATACCCACGATCTCGCGCAACGGCACGGCAACGGCGTTCTCGCCTCGCTGCCGACCGGCGCGATTCTCGTCGGATTTCAGGATGCCCTGGCGTACAACATGTTTTATCAACAGCTCATCGAGAAATGGCGCCCCGACGTCCGCTTCATTCATCGTGTCTGGCTGGCGTATCCTGACGAACTGGCGCGGCGGTTTCCGGCGTTGCGATTGGCGGATTACGATCCGAACCGGCCGGGCGACGCGCAACGCATGCTGCTGGCCAGCGCCGGGCCGGGCGGCGTTTATTGGGATTATGGCTGGGAGACGCAGCCGCTGATCGAGCCGGCGAACCTGACTCCCCACGGCGTGATCTACCGGTTGGCGGCGGAACCGTGGGATGGCGTCCAGACGGCCGCGGACCGCGATCTCTGGCGCAAATATTTTCTGACGGTCTTGAACAGCCCGCTGGTAGCGCCGCGGGGCTACGACTGGACGGCGCAGGAAATCTATTCGCGGGCCTTCCACTTGCGCGCCAAGCTGCAGGTCGACGCTAGGCGCTGGCCGGCGGCCGAGGCCGAAGCCAAGCTGGCGCTGCACATCCGCCCCGATTTCGCCGAATATCATTCGTTTCTGGGCCTGGTGTACCTGGCCGAAAAACAGTATGAAAACGCCTTGGCCGAGATGGACGAGGCGTTGCAATTGGATTCGCTCTGCGCGCCGTGCTATTACTACCGCGGCCAGTTGCACGCCGCCCTCAAGGACCGGCAAGGATCGCTCGCGGATTACCGCCGCTCTTTCGCCTTGCAGCCGGCCAATTTGGATCTGGCGATCTCGCTGGCGCACGCCTATCTGATCAACGGCATGCCGGCGGAAGCGCTGTCGGTGTTGGCGCAGCACCGCCGCGGCAATCTGAACCGGCGGCAGTGGGTGGAAAACCTGGTGCTGACCGCCGCGACCTACCGGCAGTTGAACCGCTGCGGCGATGTCGCCGCGACCTTGTATCAATTGCGCCGGCTGGAACCCGGACATCCGGCCATCAAACGGTTCGGCCAGGATTGCGGATTGCCGGTCGAGCCAACGACGACGGAAGGAAAATGA
- a CDS encoding glycosyltransferase family 2 protein, translated as MPYTSVYIDLLFLASAIGIWLFLLFNVVLTFFAFIHHLNSEKERQRLFQEPFPFPFVSILIPAHNEGVVIRRTIEAMLAFNYPRERYEVIVVNDGSTDETAEIVESISERYRNVKLVNIPQGEGGKGKSRALNVGLEHAMGDVISIFDADNRPEPNSLRYLVANLVNDPKLGAVLGKVRTINAKQNILTRFINIEFISFQWIIQGGRYKIFNLATLPGTNYVIWRKVLEKAGRFDEEAIAEDAELSIRLYELGYRIKFIPYAVTWEQEPQQLKVFIRQRTRWAQGMHYIIRKFLRVAFQMKNRRIMVDLFYMFSLYYMFFIALILSDAIALLSLLGVVKLGLVGPFTFIWFLAAMLFFMELLIAISIEEEESFTNIVFSFLMYITYSQVWIVVVFRALYMEFLQWRRGSGTVWDKTVRYRLRQQQEDKQVSRDRMRELREEDL; from the coding sequence GTGCCGTATACCAGTGTTTACATCGACCTGCTCTTTCTGGCGTCGGCGATCGGCATCTGGCTGTTCCTGCTGTTCAACGTCGTGCTGACCTTCTTCGCCTTCATCCATCACTTGAACAGCGAAAAAGAGCGGCAACGACTCTTCCAAGAACCGTTCCCGTTCCCCTTCGTTTCAATCCTGATTCCGGCGCACAACGAAGGCGTGGTCATCCGGCGCACCATCGAAGCGATGCTCGCCTTCAACTATCCACGCGAACGGTACGAGGTCATCGTCGTCAACGACGGTTCGACCGACGAAACGGCGGAGATCGTCGAAAGCATTTCCGAGCGCTACCGGAACGTGAAACTGGTGAACATTCCGCAGGGCGAGGGCGGCAAGGGCAAGAGCCGGGCGCTGAACGTGGGCCTGGAACACGCCATGGGCGACGTCATCAGCATCTTCGACGCCGACAACCGCCCCGAGCCCAACTCGTTGCGCTATCTGGTCGCCAACCTGGTCAACGACCCGAAACTCGGCGCGGTCCTGGGCAAGGTGCGCACGATCAACGCCAAGCAGAACATTCTCACCCGGTTCATCAACATCGAATTTATCTCCTTCCAATGGATCATCCAGGGCGGCCGCTACAAGATCTTCAACCTCGCCACCCTGCCGGGCACGAACTACGTGATCTGGCGCAAGGTGCTCGAGAAAGCCGGCCGTTTCGACGAAGAGGCCATTGCCGAAGACGCCGAGCTGTCGATCCGCCTCTACGAACTGGGCTACCGCATCAAGTTCATCCCCTACGCGGTCACCTGGGAACAGGAACCCCAGCAGCTCAAGGTGTTCATCCGCCAGCGCACCCGCTGGGCCCAGGGCATGCACTACATCATCCGCAAATTCCTGCGCGTCGCGTTCCAGATGAAAAACCGGCGCATCATGGTCGACCTCTTCTACATGTTCAGCCTCTACTACATGTTTTTCATCGCGTTGATCCTCTCCGACGCCATCGCGTTGTTGTCGCTGCTGGGGGTGGTGAAGCTGGGCCTGGTCGGTCCCTTCACCTTCATCTGGTTCCTCGCGGCGATGCTGTTTTTCATGGAACTGCTGATCGCGATCAGCATCGAGGAAGAAGAGAGCTTTACCAACATTGTCTTTTCCTTCCTCATGTACATCACGTATTCCCAGGTGTGGATCGTGGTCGTGTTCCGCGCTTTGTACATGGAATTCCTGCAGTGGCGCCGCGGTTCCGGCACGGTCTGGGACAAAACCGTCCGTTACCGTTTGCGCCAGCAGCAGGAAGACAAACAGGTCAGTCGCGACCGCATGCGGGAATTGCGCGAAGAGGACCTATAA
- a CDS encoding glycosyltransferase, protein MTPTDLTIIVPVYNEMRRLEAGLTALLRFLDTAGLAADLLVVDDGSRDGTPDRVETLLRGRADAALIRLPVNRGKGYAVKTGMLAARGRWRLFTDIDLSVPIEVAGEFLRLGEAGASIVIGTRKTDQSQVPVPQPKYRKMLGEVFRQMTLRFFTPGLTDITCGFKLFRADAAEKLFAHSAIDRWSFDAEILFLALRLGFTVREIPVVWTNNPETKVRLAVDLPRSLLELARIRWRWLSGGYTR, encoded by the coding sequence ATGACCCCGACGGATTTGACCATCATCGTTCCGGTTTACAACGAAATGCGGCGGCTCGAGGCCGGCCTGACCGCGTTGTTGCGCTTTTTGGATACGGCGGGATTGGCGGCGGATTTGCTGGTGGTCGACGACGGTAGCCGCGACGGCACGCCGGACCGGGTGGAAACCCTGTTGCGCGGCCGGGCGGACGCCGCGCTGATCCGCCTGCCGGTCAATCGCGGCAAGGGCTATGCGGTGAAAACCGGAATGCTGGCGGCGCGCGGACGCTGGCGCCTTTTCACCGATATCGACCTGTCGGTGCCGATCGAGGTGGCCGGCGAATTTCTGCGGCTGGGTGAAGCCGGCGCGAGCATCGTCATCGGCACGCGCAAGACCGATCAAAGCCAGGTTCCGGTGCCGCAACCGAAATACCGGAAAATGCTGGGCGAGGTCTTTCGACAAATGACCTTGCGGTTTTTCACTCCCGGCCTCACGGACATCACCTGCGGCTTCAAACTGTTTCGGGCCGACGCGGCCGAAAAACTGTTCGCGCACAGCGCGATCGACCGCTGGAGCTTCGATGCGGAAATCCTCTTTTTGGCGTTGCGGCTCGGCTTCACGGTCCGCGAGATTCCAGTCGTCTGGACCAACAACCCCGAAACCAAGGTTCGCCTGGCGGTGGACTTGCCGCGCAGCCTGCTGGAATTGGCCCGGATTCGTTGGCGTTGGTTGAGCGGCGGGTATACCCGCTAA